From the genome of Thiovibrio frasassiensis:
GCAAGGTCACCGACCTCTGCGTTTACGTGGCCAACCCCAAGGAGATCGGAACCATTGCCAAAAAGATCTCCGCTGCCCTGCCTGCGGTCCGGGTCCTGACCCGGCCCCAGATCCAGAAAACCTATCAGGTGGTCTTCGGCTGGCGCAGCGGCTTCGGCTCCATCTGCCTGCTCACGGCCCTGGCCGCCTTTGTTATCCTGGCCTGGGACAAGGCCTCCGGCCTTTCCCCGGAGGAGCGGCGGGAGATCGCCATCCTCAAGGTGCTGGGCTGGGAAACCAGCGACATTTTGGCGGTGCGGTTCTGGGAGTCGGTAATCGTTTCCGGTCTTGCCTGCCTGGTGGGGATAACCGCTGCTTATATCCATGTGGTCTACTTTGCCGGTTCTATTTTTCGCCCGGTGCTCATGGGCTGGTCCGTGCTCCGGCCTGAGTTGCATCTTTTGCCCAGATTGGCGGCGGGCGATATCCTGCTGATTCTCGCCTTTACCGTGATTCCCTATCTCGCGGCCACGGTGATTCCGGCCTGGCGCAGCGCCACGGTTCCCGCCGATTCGGCGCTGGGAGGCTGAGCCGATGCTGATCGAACTTTCCGGGGTGAGCAAGATTTACAACCAGGGCAGAGCCAACGAGGTGCGGGCGCTGAGCGACATCGATCTCAAGGTGGAGCAGGGGAGCATGGTCTGCCTCAAGGGGCCGAGCGGCTCGGGCAAGTCCACCTTGTTGGCCATCATCGGCTGCATCTTTCCGCCCACCAGCGGCCGGGCCGTTATTGGTGCGCGGCAGCTGGCCCGGCTGCCGGACCGGTTCCTCACCCTGCACCGACGGGAGACCATCGGCTTTATCTTCCAGCGTTTTAATATTCTCCCGGAGCTGACGGTGCTCGATAATATCGCCCTGCCTCTGCTGCCGCTGGGGGTGTCGCCCAAGGAACGCAAGCTCCGGGCCCAGGAGCTGCTGGAACGCTTTTCCATCAGCCACCGGGCCAACTTTCCGGCCGGGCAGATCTCCGGCGGCGAACTGCAGCGGGTGGCCATTGCCAGGGCGTTGATCAACAACCAGCCCATCATCCTGGCCGACGAGCCCACGGCCCATCTCGATACGGTCCTGAGCCGGGAATTCATGGAGATCATGCAGCAGTTGAAAGATACGGGCAAGACCATCGTCATCGCCTCCCACGACCCCCTGGTTTTCGAACATCCGGCCATCGACCGGACCGTCACCATCCAGGACGGCAGAATCCATGTTTCTTAATCCCTGGAGCCTGGCCCTCACCCTCTGCAGCCTGGTGGTGCTGGGGCTCGGCGCAGTGGCCGGCAAAACCGCGGTGCGGGTCCTCCGTTTCTGGGAGCCAGGCAGCGACAGCAACCAACAGATCCGGCTGGAAAACGAGATCTGGCTCTCTTCCACCCTGGTGGCCTACGGGTTGGGGTTACAGATCATTACCCTGATCCTTTTCGTCCTTGCCGCCGACCAGTTCTGTCAGGTCATCGTCGGGGCCATGTGCGCCACCGGCGCCCTGCTGGCAAACCCCTACGGCATGCCCGCCCTGCTGGTCAAACTGTTCGGGGTTTTCTTCTACGGCCTTTGGATCCTCCTCCACCAGTTGGACATCCGCTCGGAGCAGTACCCGTTGGTGCGGATCAAGTATCTGACCCTGCTCCTGCTTCTCCCCATGCTGATCCTCGATGTCGCCCTGCAAACCCTCTATATTGCCGGGATCAAGCCGGACATCATCACCTCCTGCTGCGCCGTGGTATTTAGCGAAAGCACCGGGGGCGGGACCAATCTGCTGAGCGGCTATTCGCCACAGGGTTTGCTCGTTGCCTTTATCGTTTCCATTATCGGCCTTGTAATCCTGGGAAGGGGATTGTTGGAGCGCTGGCAACCTTGGCTGGCTGGGCTTTATGCCGCGGGCTGGCTCTGGTTTTTCGGCCTATCCCTGGTGGTAATCACCACGGTGATCTCATCCTACGTCTATGCCATGCCCTACCATAAATGCCCGTTCTGCATCCTCAAACCGGAGTACCATTATTTTGGGTTTGCCCTCTATGGCACCTTGATTCCGGCGACCTTTTTCGGGGCCAGTGCCGCGTTTGCCGGATTGGTAAGGGGGAAGGGAGGATTGGCTGGGGTGGTGGAGCGCTACCAACAGCTGGCGATGAAGCTTTCCCTGTTCTTGTTGCTCCTTTTTTCAGGGTTGTCGTTCTATCATTATCTCAAATATCTGATCGGCGGCGGGGAAGGGTAGCGAGGTCTGTTGGCGAAGGAATTTGCACCGGTTCGCGGCGGGGTCGGAGAGGGAGGGAATGGATTATAATGTTTGCAGCTTACGATACCGTTTCGCCACCGAGAATACGGATAAAGGCGACCAATTGTTCTTGGTCGAAATGCCCATCCATCTGTTCCAGCATCACCTTGAGGGCATCAAATGGTTTTCTCGCCCCGGCGTAGGGGCGGTTGGTGGTCAAGGCGTCGTAGACATCCGCGATGCTGGCGATCTTCGCCTCTGTTGGAATATTCTGCATGTTCCGACCATCTGGATAACCTGAGCCGTCAAAGCGCTCATGGTGGTAGAGGATGATGTCCAGCGAGCTTTTGGCAAGATATTCTTTCATCAGAATGTAACCAAGTTCGGGGTGCTGGCGCACGACCTTGGTTTCTTCCTTGTTCAACGGTCCAGGTTTCTTGAGAATGTTTTTCGAGATCTGGCTTTTGCCGATGTCGTGGAGCAGGCAGCCGATGGCAAAATCCTGCAGTTCTTGATCAGCGTTGCCAAAACCCAACATCTGCCAGAAGTTGATCCCGAACACGCAGACATTGACGCTGTGGGTGAAGGTGTAAAAATCGTGGGTGCAAAGCTTGGCCAACATCGAGGCGGAGGAGGCGTTGTCCATGATCAACTTGATCAGCCCCTCGGCAATATTCTGAACTCGGGCAACATTTTTGCCGCTTCTCGGATTGTTGAATACATCGGTGACGGCATTTTTGGCACAGGAGTATAGGACAATCGCCTTTTTTTCCACCGGGGTTTCGGTATTGTCCAAGACGCTTTGCAGGGTTTTTTCGAGAAAGAGATTGAACGGCCCCTCATCCTGCTTCTTGATATAGAGCTGGCCGAACTGAAGGTTGGCGATGGCCAGTTTCAGGTTAACAATCTCGGAATCCTTGCTGGCGAGAAGGACAGGTTTCTCTTGAGAAAAGGAGCTGCTACTGCCGTAGATATCAAAATTGAGGTATTGGTCGTCTTTGAGCAGAAAATCCTTGGTGATGACGACATACTCATCATCGGTGATGACAGTGGACATTTTCATAAGTGCGGGGGCCAGTGGTCTTGTCCTTGAATATCCCGGGGATAATGCTTCTCGGGAAATTTCCTGTTCAAAAGCGGGCTTTGTTACACAAAAAAACATCGCCCATTACCGCTTCAATCATATATGAATATGTTATTCCCTCTTCAGAAACAATACGGAAAAAATACCTGGTTGAAAAGTGAGCAAATACCATGCTGCTCAGCAAGGGATCTTTTCGGTTCGCTCACTTCTTTCATTTAATCCGGACATGGCCCGATTATTTACCAAGGAAACCCAACAACACGGTATTATGATCGTAAGCATGGAGACCTCTTTTCAATTCATTCAAGATTTCTGGCCCCATTTTTTGACGACCGTTACCGTTCTGGCAATGGTCGCGACCGCCGTGCATGTCATCATGCATAAGCACGATACCCGGGCGGCCATCGGCTGGCTGGGATTGACCTGGTTTTCTCCGGTTTTTGGAGTCTGCCTCTACTGGCTCTTCGGAATCAACAGAATCCAGCGCCGAGCTAAAATAAAGTTTGCCGACCGGGTATCCGTTGCTTTGCCTCGGCTGGATGTCTTGGTTTCCGCGAATCAGATTGGCGCAATCTTTGGGAAGCATGATTCAGGAATGACCGCCCTTCACAGCCTGACGGATCAGGTAACCACCCGGCCGCTGCTTGACGGCAATCGGATTGAGGCTTTGCAAAACGGCGATCAGGCCTATCCGGCCATGCTTTCGGCCATTGCGGAAGCACGGATTTCCATTACCCTGGCCACCTATATTTTTGACGACGATTCCTGGGGCAAGAAATTCAGGGATGCGCTGCGAACTGCCGTGCGGCGCGGAGTCGAGGTCCGGGTACTCATCGATGCGGTGGGAGCCCGTTACTCGTTTCCTTCCATCATTGGCGAGCTGGAGCGTGACGGGATCCGGGTTGCCACATTCATGAAAACCATTCTCCCCTGGCGGTTTCGCTATCTCAATTTACGCAGTCACCGGAAAATTATGGTCACGGATGGCAGAACCGGTTTCAGCGGGGGGATGAATATCCGGGAGGGCTGCGTTCTGGGGGATAACCCGGCCTATCCGCTGCAGGACCTCCATTTTAAGATCGAGGGCCCGGTGGTTGCCGAACTGCAGCAAGTCTTTGCCGAAGATTGGGCTTTCAGTACCGAGGAAAAGCTGGCAGGGCCCGCCTGGTTTCCGGTTCAGGAACTCCGGGGGGGGGTGCTCGCCCGGGGAATATCCGACGGGCCGGATGAAGACCTTAACAAGCTCCGTTTCGTGATGATGGGGGCGATTGCAGTCGCCCGTCGTTCCATACGGATTGCGACCCCATATTTCCTGCCGGACAACGAACTGGTGGCGGCCCTGCAGATTGCAGCGCTGCGCGGAATAAAGATCCAGATCCTGCTCCCCGGCACCAGCAACCTCCGCATGGTCAAATGGGCCTCCGATGCTTTGCTGGAAGAGTTGCTCCGCTCCGGCTGCCAGATCCATTACAGTGCCGCTCCGTTTGATCACTCAAAAATGATGGTGGTCGACGGCGAATGGGTGCTCCTTGGTTCTGCGAACTGGGATGCCCGCAGCCTGAGGCTTAATTTTGAATTCAATATGGAATGCTACGACCTCGATCTTGCCCGGATCATGGAAGAGATTCTCGCTGAAAAGGAGCGGCAGGCAACGGAACTGACCCTCCCGGATCTGGATTCGAAAAAAATCGCAGCCCGCATGAGGAACCGGTTTTTCCGCTTGTTTTCGCCGTATCTTTAAGGGGAAGCGGATATCCGCTTCCGCCCATTTTCCCCAGGCACCCGCTTATTTTTTATGACACTCCTTGCAATTGGTCGGCCCTGTTTTCCGGCCTTTGTCGGCTAACTCCTTGTGGCATTTTTTACACATGTTCATGACATCTTTTCTCTGTAATTTGCCTGCACCCTTCATTTTGTCGACAACCTGAGATTCCTTGGGGAAAAATGCGTGGCAGGGCTGGCAATCGGGAAACATCCCCTGGTGACGGCCATGGTTAAAGGTGACCGAGCCCAGGCTGCCGCCGTTGAGGACAATCGACGAAGCCCCTTTCGCCTCAGCACCCATGCTGCTGCCTGCCGACAAGAGAATACCGCCGATAAGCATTGCCCCGAACAATGTTCCTGATTTCATTTTTTTGCTCCAATAATGATTGGCTAGGGGGAAGAACTGAATCACAAATAACTACTCAAGGCACGAACCAGTTTTTGATTAAAATTATCTTGCAGAGATAAACAGAGGCTGGCCCCTTCATGCAGATAGTCGTCAAGGCCTTCCATGTAACTGCTGTTGTCTAAGGGACTTGGACAACCCAAGCTGTTATAGGTGATAATAATCGGAGTTGTTTGATTTACGGAATCTTGCCTGATGAATTTGATGCCATTCAAAATAACGTTTTGTTTTTTGGCCATGGTTTGTAGCGTGTCTTTGGCGGAAAAGCTTTCGTTAATTATGATCAAAACATATTTTGTGGACCTTAAAATGTTGAGCCCCTTCACAAGGTAGGGGATAATTTCGCACTCCTGCTGGAATTTTTTTTCTATCGCGCGCTTGATCAATGCATTCTCAGGAATTTCTTCTAGAATAACGACTTTGTCAGCCATAATATCTCCGAACTCCAGCTGTCCGCCTTATATTTCCCGGCCAGACCACGAGGTATTCTTGTAATAGCTTTTCGACCGTGTAATCTTGCCGCCTCCTTGCAATAGCCGGAGGAATCCTCCAAGAAAAAAATTCATACTTGGTTCTGGCCATAACGGGTCAACACATTCTTGATGCTGTCCCGCAACTTGTCAATGTTGATCGGCTTGAGCACATACCCCTTGGCCCCGGCGCCGATGGCCTCGATCACCATCTGTTCCTGGCCGTGGGAGGTCACCATGATGATCAGGGCCTGCTTTTGCATGGCAAGAATCTGGCGGGTCGCGGCAATGCCGTCCATGTCCGGCATGGTGATATCCATGGTGATAAGGTCCGGGATGGAGAGGCCCTTGTTGGTCATATATTCGATGGTATCAACCGCTTCCAGGCCGGTTTTGCAGATTTTGCCCACTTCGTAGCCAAGCTGTTCCAGCATGACCACCAACCGTTTTGCGGTCAGGGCCGAATCGTCCACCACCATGATGTTCGTTTTACTCATTATAGTTTCTCCACATAATTGAGGCTCAGATCAAAAAGTTCCTTGGGGCCGATGAAATGAATGCTCAACATGCCGCTGTCGGTAACGATATCCAGGGTGTAAAAGGTTGCCCCCTTGTTGCGGGTAATGTTCTTGGCTTCGCTGATAATGATGGGCGGGGAGATGGGAATGATCGTGCCCTCGGAGGCCAAATCACCCATGGCGTTGCCGACGATAATGTTGATCAGTTCGGCCACGGTTTCCTCCCGCATCATTTCCTGTTCATCGTCCGCGATCTCCAACCCTTCGGTGCTGGCAATAAAAACCCGCTCCGTCAGCGCCCGGTCGAAACTGAAGGCGATGAGCATGCGGATGTCCGCCTCCACCGACAGGATCGAGGTCAGATGCAGCAATTGCATGCGCTTGACATCCCGCATGTGCACCGTGGTTATCCGCACCGGAATCTTCAGCTCATCTCTCAGATAGCCCACGGTCCGGTCTCCGATGGCCTGGACCAACCGGCTGTGTCTGTCGTCTTGGGCATGGTTCATTGCTTTTTCTCCCTGGCCGTATGGTGATCGATAAAATTTCCGGTTGTCCCCTAATTGTAACCGTTTCCGTAGTGCCGCGATTACAAAGATTGTTGCTTTGCAACCCTGTGATCTTGTGTTACGAACCTGTGGCCTTTTTCCCTGTTTGCGAGTCCTTCAATGCTTCAAGGTACGGCAGGATGAATCTGAACCTGGTCCCCTGACCGAGGGTCGAGTCCACCTCAATCCTGCCGCCCAGCCTTTCCGTTTCCATGCGGACCGCTGCCAGCCCCACGCCGCGGCCGGACAGCTCGCTTACTTCCTCCTTGGTGGAGAACTCGTCTTTAAAGATCAGCAGCCGCAGCGTTGCCTCATCCAGAGCAGCACCCTGTTCCGGGGTGAAAAGGCCCGTGGCCACCCCCTTGCGCCGGAGCGCCTCAAGATCAAGGCCGCGGCCGTCGTCGTCGATCTCGACGACGATTTGCTCATCCTCCAAGAAGGTACGGCAGCGGAGGTGGCCCTCTTCCTCCTTGCCCTGCTCCAGCCGTTCCTCCGGGCTCTCGAGGCCGTGATCCACGGCGTTGCGGAAGAGATGGATCAACGACTTGGTAAAGGGGCCGTAGATCTCCGGGGCGACCCGCACCCCATGGTCCTCCACCTCCACCGGGGCCAGCTCCTTTTCCAGCCGCTCGGCCAGCCGCACCGCTGCCTTGGCGTGTCCGGACAGCAGCTCGCTCAAGGAGACATAGCGCAAGCGCTTGATGCGGCGCAGCATCTCCCTGGTCTCTTCGGAATCCAGGCCCGGTCCTCCCTGCAAGAGCCGGTCGGCCAAACGCTCCAGCATCTCGGTCTGCTCGGGGGTCAGGGAAAGATGGCCCCGCCGGGCAAAGAAGGAGTCGCCCAGGGTTTCCCGGAGCACGGCCAGTTCCTGGGCCAG
Proteins encoded in this window:
- a CDS encoding ABC transporter ATP-binding protein — protein: MLIELSGVSKIYNQGRANEVRALSDIDLKVEQGSMVCLKGPSGSGKSTLLAIIGCIFPPTSGRAVIGARQLARLPDRFLTLHRRETIGFIFQRFNILPELTVLDNIALPLLPLGVSPKERKLRAQELLERFSISHRANFPAGQISGGELQRVAIARALINNQPIILADEPTAHLDTVLSREFMEIMQQLKDTGKTIVIASHDPLVFEHPAIDRTVTIQDGRIHVS
- a CDS encoding HD-GYP domain-containing protein encodes the protein MKMSTVITDDEYVVITKDFLLKDDQYLNFDIYGSSSSFSQEKPVLLASKDSEIVNLKLAIANLQFGQLYIKKQDEGPFNLFLEKTLQSVLDNTETPVEKKAIVLYSCAKNAVTDVFNNPRSGKNVARVQNIAEGLIKLIMDNASSASMLAKLCTHDFYTFTHSVNVCVFGINFWQMLGFGNADQELQDFAIGCLLHDIGKSQISKNILKKPGPLNKEETKVVRQHPELGYILMKEYLAKSSLDIILYHHERFDGSGYPDGRNMQNIPTEAKIASIADVYDALTTNRPYAGARKPFDALKVMLEQMDGHFDQEQLVAFIRILGGETVS
- a CDS encoding phospholipase D-like domain-containing protein, with the translated sequence METSFQFIQDFWPHFLTTVTVLAMVATAVHVIMHKHDTRAAIGWLGLTWFSPVFGVCLYWLFGINRIQRRAKIKFADRVSVALPRLDVLVSANQIGAIFGKHDSGMTALHSLTDQVTTRPLLDGNRIEALQNGDQAYPAMLSAIAEARISITLATYIFDDDSWGKKFRDALRTAVRRGVEVRVLIDAVGARYSFPSIIGELERDGIRVATFMKTILPWRFRYLNLRSHRKIMVTDGRTGFSGGMNIREGCVLGDNPAYPLQDLHFKIEGPVVAELQQVFAEDWAFSTEEKLAGPAWFPVQELRGGVLARGISDGPDEDLNKLRFVMMGAIAVARRSIRIATPYFLPDNELVAALQIAALRGIKIQILLPGTSNLRMVKWASDALLEELLRSGCQIHYSAAPFDHSKMMVVDGEWVLLGSANWDARSLRLNFEFNMECYDLDLARIMEEILAEKERQATELTLPDLDSKKIAARMRNRFFRLFSPYL
- a CDS encoding cytochrome c3 family protein is translated as MKSGTLFGAMLIGGILLSAGSSMGAEAKGASSIVLNGGSLGSVTFNHGRHQGMFPDCQPCHAFFPKESQVVDKMKGAGKLQRKDVMNMCKKCHKELADKGRKTGPTNCKECHKK
- a CDS encoding response regulator, which codes for MSKTNIMVVDDSALTAKRLVVMLEQLGYEVGKICKTGLEAVDTIEYMTNKGLSIPDLITMDITMPDMDGIAATRQILAMQKQALIIMVTSHGQEQMVIEAIGAGAKGYVLKPINIDKLRDSIKNVLTRYGQNQV
- a CDS encoding chemotaxis protein CheX, coding for MNHAQDDRHSRLVQAIGDRTVGYLRDELKIPVRITTVHMRDVKRMQLLHLTSILSVEADIRMLIAFSFDRALTERVFIASTEGLEIADDEQEMMREETVAELINIIVGNAMGDLASEGTIIPISPPIIISEAKNITRNKGATFYTLDIVTDSGMLSIHFIGPKELFDLSLNYVEKL